A genomic segment from Bubalus bubalis isolate 160015118507 breed Murrah chromosome 5, NDDB_SH_1, whole genome shotgun sequence encodes:
- the DDIAS gene encoding DNA damage-induced apoptosis suppressor protein, which yields MPHWEHMNRRRKFLLASVLALQNSSFIYPSCQKCLSRIILVSKRSYCPKCGSTGEAENAIYRYKLSLKVAESNKLFGVTVFGSCLDAFFGLTATGLHRYIQDPSEIPETLGSDTTQNLLTKAVETCFVGQNFVFGVTNFENQHGKGSGSSNFSEQCSDHKRVVKALVACQIIPPDPSVVGFTVIDYFRRLLKLSAARKLRCGSQTPNSHLLALESSNSDLSSLCGPDSSSCFEPHDKDYFPGFWQLSLELTSVVSQLTDDGFSASEQSKAIGTLHQNRKCISAEATGSNSCLDTIQGSWSRVSHMDKKSSALKLDEEPGLQANQPSAIHSNHHEIGVPDSNLFPMKVQERFEPRNTKSFHSAVEVTYSQHEITCHQNQEVDTLPSFQQRCMCYPSSSLRLEEIASGSQDCDLEIWDDLPLSESLNKFLAAIESEIAVNQTDASRRKCRLDNDISKLHVDHSSLSLTPQRTPGALHTPRIALRSPPGTVRANSSRENFLSNHEANPSPSIHKESQPENRAEALSFSGNKRDISEHSLPNVHLSALFPSSKGSGTTVALKSTRILPCETEISCKHNTSEADHSCLSSKYNNGCGEKSLSEMSEKLTTLHSRRYNVVSNFPSLENKQYCRQPKNQGNSLTICRKLTYPLEAFHSTPNRSMNILREMLYEHTGNNLTQNCSTGHEGSYNASVDLFDDSPKEMDIVTEMTQRSQDIFLQWGKSLAESHHTESDFSRRSLSENSSQSSQKLSLQNTSASLYPRTCPSPPHFHSDSEYDFEYSQDFVPCSQSTPVTRFHQSRIHGLKGAFQKLPAFYLDLDANYKKTRISSAKDAQQATPVCPKNIKTPGQKSRSPTISGITPPEVSNNHPVTECLETDADEWVPPTTQKVFPSDMLGFRATGLKKCHAAYNSPDQNELPRKKLKYGKQRTGKCLIKKELNLKTMLTAAVIKQKTPDCNNIRSGWISKESVLGRGSCAEVICCLPFSENWSPSAPETKSAWSPELFSQNVI from the exons AT GCCACATTGGGAACACATgaatagaagaagaaaatttcTTCTTGCCTCAGTTCTTGCTCTTCAGAATtctagttttatatatccttcaTGTCAAAAGTGCCTCTCTCGGATAATCCTGGTCtccaaaag GTCTTATTGTCCAAAATGTGGCTCTACTGGTGAAGCTGAAAATGCCATTTACAGATACAAGCTTTCCTTAAAAGTTGCAGAATCAAACAAATTATTTGGCGTTACTGTATTTGGAAGCTGCTTAGATGCATTTTTTGGTCTCACAGCCACTGGTTTGCACAG gTACATTCAGGATCCCAGTGAAATACCAGAAACTCTGGGCAGTGatacaactcaaaacctattAACTAAAGCAGTGGAAACTTGCTTTGTCGGACAAAACTTTGTTTTTGGAGTGACG AATTTTGAAAACCAGCATGGAAAAGGTTCAGGTTCCAGTAACTTCTCAGAGCAGTGCTCAGACCACAAGAGAGTAGTTAAAGCACTTGTAGCTTGCCAGATCATTCCACCAGACCCAAGTGTTGTAGGCTTCACTGTCATTGACTATTTCCGTCGGCTTTTGAAGCTTTCTGCTGCCAGGAAACTTCGCTGTGGCTCCCAGACACCTAATAGCCACTTACTTGCTTTAGAAAGTTCGAATAGCGATCTCAGCAGCTTATGTGGCCCTGACAGCAGTTCTTGTTTTGAGCCCCATGACAAAGATTATTTTCCAGGATTCTGGCAGCTATCACTAGAACTCACTTCTGTTGTTTCACAACTAACAGATGATGGTTTTTCAGCTTCGGAACAAAGCAAGGCCATTGGTACTCTTCACCAGAACAGAAAGTGCATCTCTGCAGAGGCCACTGGTTCCAATAGCTGCCTTGATACCATTCAGGGTTCATGGAGCCGTGTTTCACATATGGACAAAAAGAGTTCAGCACTAAAGTTAGATGAAGAACCTGGCCTACAGGCTAATCAGCCAAGTGCAATTCATAGCAATCATCATGAAATTGGAGTTCCTGACTCTAATTTATTCCCTATGAAAGTACAGGAGCGATTTGAACCAAGGAATACAAAATCCTTCCACAGTGCAGTGGAAGTTACATATTCTCAGCATGAGATAACATGTCACCAGAATCAGGAGGTAGATACCCTCCCTAGCTTTCAGCAGAGATGTATGTGTTATCCATCTTCATCACTCAGGCTTGAGGAAATAGCCAGTGGTTCCCAGGACTGTGACCTTGAGATCTGGGATGACCTGCCACTCTCTGAAAGCCTAAACAAATTTCTGGCAGCTATCGAAAGTGAAATCGCTGTAAACCAGACAGATGCCAGCCGCAGGAAATGTCGTCTAGATAATGACATCAGTAAACTGCATGTGGACCACAGCAGCTTATCATTGACTCCACAAAGAACCCCTGGAGCCTTGCATACACCACGTATAGCCTTACGGTCACCACCAGGAACAGTcagagcaaactccagcagagaGAACTTCCTTTCCAACCATGAAGCAAATCCAAGTCCTAGCATTCATAAGGAATCACAGCCAGAGAACAGAGCAGAGGCTCTCTCTTTTAGTGGTAATAAAAGAGATATTTCTGAACATTCTCTACCAAATGTTCATCTGTCAGCTCTGTTTCCATCTTCAAAAGGCTCAGGCACAACAGTTGCTCTTAAGTCTACGAGAATTCTACCATGTGAGACTGAAATTTCATGTAAGCACAATACTTCAGAGGCTGACCATTCTTGTCTCAGCAGCAAATATAATaatggatgtggagaaaaatcACTTTCAGAAATGAGTGAAAAGTTGACAACTTTGCATTCTAGGAGGTATAATGTTGTTTCCAACTTTCCCAgcttagaaaataaacaatacTGTAGGCAGCCAAAGAATCAGGGCAACAGTTTGACAATTTGCAGGAAACTCACATATCCTTTAGAAGCTTTTCACAGTACTCCAAATAGAAGTATGAATATATTGAGAGAAATGCTTTATGAACACACTGGTAATAACCTAACACAGAACTGTTCTACTGGTCATGAAGGCAGTTACAATGCTTCTGTGGATCTCTTTGATGATAGTCCTAAAGAGATGGACATTGTAACAGAAATGACCCAAAGGTCACAGGATATTTTCTTACAGTGGGGAAAGTCTTTGGCAGAAAGTCATCATACAGAATCTGATTTTTCACGGAGATCACTTTCTGAAAACTCCAGCCAGTCATCACAAAAATTATCCTTGCAAAACACATCTGCCTCTCTCTATCCAAGAACCTGTCCCTCTCCACCTCATTTTCACTCAGATTCAGAATATGATTTTGAATATAGCCAAGACTTTGTTCCATGTTCACAGTCAACTCCAGTTACTAGATTCCATCAAAGTAGGATTCATGGGCTGAAAGGAGCTTTCCAAAAATTACCTGCCTTTTATTTGGACCTTGATGCCAACTATAAAAAAACAAGGATTTCCTCTGCAAAGGACGCACAGCAGGCCACCCCTGTCTGtccaaaaaatataaagacacCTGGCCAGAAATCCAGAAGCCCTACTATATCTGGTATTACACCACCAGAGGTCTCCAACAACCATCCTGTCACTGAGTGCCTTGAAACTGACGCTGACGAGTGGGTCCCTCCTACCACACAAAAAGTGTTTCCTTCAGATATGCTTGGATTCCGGGCCACGGGTCTAAAGAAATGCCATGCTGCTTATAATTCTCCTGATCAAAATGAGTTaccaagaaaaaaactgaaatatggcAAGCAAAGAACTGGTAAATGCTTAATTAAGAAGGAGTTAAATTTAAAGACTATGCTTACAGCAGcagttataaaacagaaaactcctgactGTAACAATATAAGGTCAGGCTGgatttctaaagagtcagttttGGGACGTGGTTCTTGTGCGGAAGTCATATGTTGCCTTCCATTTTCAGAAAATTGGTCACCTTCAGCACCTGAAACTAAAAGTGCATGGTCTCCTGAACTGTTCTCACAAAATGTCATCTAA